A genomic segment from Saimiri boliviensis isolate mSaiBol1 chromosome 14, mSaiBol1.pri, whole genome shotgun sequence encodes:
- the CLPP gene encoding ATP-dependent Clp protease proteolytic subunit, mitochondrial, with protein MWPGILVGGARVAAGRYPALGLRLASRFAAQRTPQSGLALQRSLHVTAARALPLIPIVVEQTGRGERAYDIYSRLLRERIVCVMGPIDDSVASLVIAQLLFLQSESNKKPIHMYINSPGGVVTAGLAIYDTMQYILNPICTWCVGQAASMGSLLLAAGSPGMRHSLPNSRIMIHQPSGGARGQATDIAIQAEEIMKLKKQLYNIYAKHTKQSLQVIESAMERDRYMSPMEAQEFGILDKVLVHPPQDGEDEPTLVEKEPAVAAPSADPVPAST; from the exons ATGTGGCCCGGAATATTGGTGGGGGGGGCCCGGGTGGCGGCAGGCAGGTACCCCGCGCTGGGGCTTCGCCTCGCCTCTCGCTTTGCAGCGCAGCGGACGCCCCAGAGCGGCCTGGCCCTGCAGCGGAGCCTGCACGTGACGGCGGCCCGAGCTCTCCCGCTCATTCCCATCGTGGTGGAGCAGACA GGTCGCGGGGAGCGCGCCTATGACATCTACTCGCGGCTGCTGCGGGAGCGCATCGTGTGCGTCATGGGGCCG ATAGATGACAGCGTTGCCAGTCTGGTCATCGCACAGCTCCTCTTCCTGCAATCCGAGAGCAACAAGAAGCCCATCCACATGTACATCAACAGCCCTG GTGGTGTGGTGACCGCGGGCCTGGCCATCTACGACACGATGCAGTATATCCTCAACCCAATCTGCACATGGTGCGTGGGCCAGGCCGCCAGCATGGGCTCCCTGCTCCTTGCCGCCGGCAGCCCGGGCATGCGCCACTCGCTTCCCAACTCCCGCATCATGATCCACCAGCCCTCAGGGGGCGCTCGG GGCCAAGCCACAGACATTGCCATCCAGGCAGAGGAGATCATGAAACTGAAGAAACAGCTCTACAACATCTACGCCAAGCACACCAAACAGAGCCTGCAGGTGATCG AGTCCGCCATGGAGAGGGACCGCTACATGAGCCCCATGGAGGCCCAGGAGTTCGGCATCTTAGACAAGGTTCTCGTCCACCCTCCCCAGGACGGTGAAGATGAGCCCACGCTGGTGGAGAAGGAGCCTGCAGTAGCGGCGCCGTCCGCAGACCCTGTCCCAGCAAGCACCTGA
- the PSPN gene encoding persephin — translation MGQEWMPGFQGVGDKLLQTWGPLATGAGSEAGSSQPQQGINAGHTSHPQDLPITMAVGKVLLGSVLLLSLHLGQGWDPDARGAPVANGEFSSEQVAEAGGTWLATHRPLTRLRRAPSGPCQLWSLTLSVAELGLGYASEEKVIFRYCAGSCPRGARTQHGLALAQLQGQGKAHGGPCCQPTRYDDVAFLDDRHRWQWLPQLSAAACGCVG, via the exons ATGGGGCAGGAGTGGATGCCTGGATTCCAGGGCGTAGGAGATAAGCTGCTGCAGACGTGGGGCCCTCTGGCCACAGGGGCCGGCAGTGAAGCGGGTAGCTCCCAGCCCCAGCAGGGCATAAATGCGGGGCACACCTCCCACCCTCAGGACCTGCCCATCACAATGGCCGTGGGGAAGGTCCTTCTGGGCTCTGTGCTGCTCCTGTCCCTGCATCTGGGACAGGGCTGGGACCCTGATGCCCGTGGGGCTCCTGTGGCCAATGGAGAGTTCTCGTCTGAGCaggtggcagaggctggaggaaccTGGCTGG CCACTCACCGCCCCCTCACCCGCCTGCGCCGAGCCCCGTCCGGTCCGTGTCAGCTGTGGAGCCTGACTCTGTCggtggcagagctgggcctaGGCTATGCCTCGGAGGAGAAGGTCATCTTCCGCTACTGCGCCGGCAGCTGCCCCCGGGGTGCCCGCACCCAGCATGGCCTGGCACTGGCCCAGCTGCAAGGCCAGGGGAAAGCCCACGGCGGGCCCTGCTGCCAGCCCACCCGCTACGATGACGTGGCCTTCCTGGACGACCGCCACCGCTGGCAGTGGCTGCCCCAGCTCTCGGCGGCTGCCTGCGGCTGTGTCGGCTGA
- the GTF2F1 gene encoding general transcription factor IIF subunit 1: MAALGPSSQNVTEYVVRVPRNTTKKYNIMAFNAADKVNFATWNQARLERDLSNKKIYQEEEMAESGAGSEFNRKLREEARRKKLGIVLKEFRPEDQPWLLRVNGKSGRKFKGIKKGGVTENTSYYIFTQCPDGAFEAFPVHNWYNFTPLARHRTLTAEEAEEEWERRNKVLNHFSIMQQRRLKDQDQDEDEEEKEKRGRRKASELRIHDLEDDLEMSSDASDASGEEGGRAPKAKKKAPLAKGSGKKKKKKGSDDEAFEDSDDGDFEGQEVDYMTDGSSSSMEEPETKAKVPQQEEGPKGVDEQSDSSEESEEEKPPEEDKEEEEEKKAPTPQEKKRRKDSSDESDSSEESDIDSEASSALFMAKKKTPPKRERKLSGGSSRGNSRPGTPSTEGGSTSSTLRAAASKLEQGKRVSEAPAAKRLRLDAGPQSLSGKSTPQPPSGKSTPSSGDVQVTEDAVRRYLTRKPMTTKDLLKKFQTKKTGLSSDQTVNVLAQILKRLNPERKMINDKMHFSLKE, encoded by the exons GAATACAACCAAAAAGTATAACATCATGGCTTTTAATGCAGCTGATAAAGTCAACTTTGCCACGTGGAATCAG GCCCGGCTGGAGCGAGACTTGAGCAATAAGAAAATCTACCAAGAGGAGGAGATGGCCGAGTCCGGCGCGGGCAGCGAGTTCAACCGCAAGCTCCGGGAGGAGGCTCGGAGGAAGAAGCTCGGCATCGTCCTCAAGGAGTTCCGGCCCGAGGACCAGCCCTGGCTGCTCCGCGTCAATGGCAAATCGGGCAGGAA GTTCAAGGGCATCAAGAAGGGAGGCGTGACAGAAAATACGTCCTACTATATCTTCACCCAGTGCCCCGACGGGGCCTTTGAAGCCTTCCCTGTGCACAACTGGTACAATTTCACGCCGCTGGCCCGGCACCGCACACTCACTGCcgaggaggccgaggaggagtGGGAGAG gaGGAACAAGGTGCTGAACCACTTCAGCATCATGCAGCAGCGGCGGCTCAAGGACCAGGACCAGGACGAGGacgaggaggagaaggagaagcgtGGCCGCAGGAAGGCGAGCGAGCTGCGCATCCACGACCTGGAGGACGACCTGGAGATGTCGTCCGATGCCAGTGACGCCAGCGGTGAGGAGG GTGGCAGAGCCCCCAAGGCCAAGAAGAAGGCGCCCCTGGCCAAGGGCAgcgggaagaagaagaagaagaagggctcAGATGACGAGGCCTTCGAGGACAGCGATGATGGGGACTTCGAGGGCCAGGAGGTGGACTACATGACGGACGGCTCCAG CAGCTCCATGGAAGAGCCTGAGACCAAGGCCAAGGTGCCACAGCAGGAGGAGGGGCCCAAGG GTGTCGATGAGCAGAGCGACAGTAGCGAGGAGAGTGAGGAGGAGAAGCCACCTGAGGaggacaaggaggaggaggaggagaagaaggcaCCCACCCCGCAGGAGAAGAAGCGCAGGAAAG ACAGCAGCGATGAATCAGACAGCTCAGAGGAGAGCGACATTGACAGTGAGGCCTCCTCGGCCCTCTTCATGGCG AAGAAGAAGACACCGCCCAAGAGAGAGCGGAAGCTGTCGGGAGGGAGCTCACGGGGCAACAGCCGCCCGGGCACGCCCAGCACAGAGGGCGGCAGCACCTCCTCCACCCTGCGTGCCGCCGCCAGCAAACTCGAGCAAG GGAAGCGGGTGAGCGAGGCGCCTGCAGCCAAGAGGTTGCGTCTGGACGCGGGGCCCCAGAGCCTGTCCGGGAAGTCGACTCCCCAGCCACCATCGGGCAAGTCGACACCCAGCAGCGG AGACGTGCAGGTGACTGAGGACGCTGTGCGCCGCTACCTGACGCGGAAGCCCATGACCACTAAAGACCTGCTGAAAAAATTCCAGACCAAGAAGACGGGGCTGAGCAGCGACCAGACGGTGAATGTGCTGGCCCAGATCCTCAAGCGCCTCAACCCCGAGCGCAAGATGATCAACGATAAGATGCATTTCTCCCTCAAGGAGTGA
- the ALKBH7 gene encoding alpha-ketoglutarate-dependent dioxygenase alkB homolog 7, mitochondrial, with product MAGTGLLALRTLPGPSWVRSSSPSVLSRLRDAAVVRPGFLSVAEEETLSRELEPELRRRRYEYDHWDAAIHGFRETEKSRWSEASRAILQRVQAAAFGPGQTLLSSVHVLDLEARGYIKPHVDSVKFCGATIAGLSLLSPSVMRLVHTQEPGEWLELLLEPGSLYILRGSARYDFSHEILRDEESFFGERRIPRGRRISVICRSLPEGMGPGESGQSPPAC from the exons ATGGCCGGGACTGGCCTGCTGGCGCTGCGGACGCTGCCCGGGCCCAGCTGGGTACGAAGCTCGAGCCCGTCGGTGCTTAGCCGCCTGCGGGACGCGGCCGTGGTGCGGCCTGGGTTCCTGAGCGTGGCGGAGGAGGAGACGCTGAGCCGAGAGCTGGAGCCCGAGCTGCGCCGCCGCCGCTACGAATACGATCACTGGGACGCG GCTATCCACGGCTTCCGAGAGACGGAGAAGTCGCGCTGGTCAGAAGCCAGCCGAGCCATCCTGCAGCGTGTGCAGGCGGCCGCCTTTGGCCCCGGACAGACTCTGCTCTCCTCCGTGCACGTGCTGGACCTGGAAGCTCGGGGCTACATCAAGCCCCACGTGGACAGCGTCAAG TTCTGCGGGGCCACCATCGCTGGCCTGTCTCTCCTGTCTCCCAGCGTTATGCGACTGGTGCACACCCAGGAGCCGGGGGAGTGGCTAGAACTCTTGCTGGAGCCAGGCTCCCTCTACATCCTTAG GGGTTCAGCCCGTTATGACTTCTCCCACGAGATCCTTCGCGACGAAGAATCCTTCTTTGGGGAGCGCCGGATTCCCCGGGGCCGGCGAATCTCTGTGATCTGCCGCTCCCTCCCTGAGGGCATGGGGCCAGGGGAATCTGGACAGTCGCCCCCAGCCTGCTGA